A window of Dysgonomonadaceae bacterium PH5-43 genomic DNA:
ATGTGTCTAATGCAAATCAAAACTTCCGCTTTGTGTATGATGATGCTGATGCTTGTTATAATCTTACGGTTAAAACTCAACAGGGTAAATATGTATATGCTACCAATGCGCACGGTAATGGTAATATGAAGTTTTCGGATATAGAAACCCCTGTTAAGTTTGTTGTTCATCCATTAAATAATCGCAAAGGTTATGTGCATTTAACAGTTAAGGGTGTGGAGAAGTCGCGTATTGATTATAATAGTGCTGGAGATATAAGAGCAGGGTTGTATTCTAATTTTCCCGAAGCGTTTGGCGCTCGTCCTAACGATGGTTTCCGTTTTACTATGATTAACTATGGTACGGGTGTGATGACTGCGACATCGGAATCTGTAGATTTTGGCACTTTAATCCAAGGAGCTTCTGTTTCTTCTACTGTTTTTGTGGCTACTGTGGGTACTCAATCTATCGCTATTGATGATAGTGAGCTTTCGAATTTTTCGGTAACTACATCTACAGCTTGGAATGAGTTTGAAGGAGGGTGGATTACGATTACTTATAATGCAACAACTTCTGGGGATTTTACGGAGACTCTTACTATTCGTCGAGGAGAGGATGAAATAATTATTGCTATTTCTGCATCTTGTGAGGCTTTTTCAATAAATACAAGTACTGATTCGGAAGAATATTGGTATTATATTTATTTCAAAAGAGGAGCGGATGAACGTTCTGCACCTTATTTAGTCGATAATGGAGCTGGTAAATCAGTAGAGACTTATTATTATAGAAATATGTACGAAGGTCTTTGGAAGTTTGTGGAAGTAGAAGACGGTAAATACAATATTGTAAGTAAGTTGGGGAATTATCTTACAATCAATGGCACTATTGCAAATACACCTTATGTTACGACTGAAACAAAAACGTCTACGTATAGTATAGAATATCATTCGGGTGACTATTTTCAAATTTACAATCATGAAAATGGTAAATATTTGAATAAGACGAAGTTTAATGAAGAGGTTACATGGTGGAATAAAGATGATGGAGGTAATCCTTTGAAGTTTATTCCAGTAGAAGACGTGCCTGCTTTTACTCCAAGGTTTAGCAAGGGTGGTAAGAATTATTGGTATTATATACAATATAAAAATTCGGGTAATGCGGCTAATGGTTTGGTTGTCGAGGATCAGGGTGTAGATGCTCGTCTTAAGGTAGCCAATAAAGGAGGAGAAGATGCTAAAAATCAGTTGTTTAAATTTGAACAAACAAATAATGGAGCTGTAACAATAACGTCTAAAGCTACTGGAGGAAAGATTTATAATAGTAGTAATCAGTTGTCGGTTAAAGAATCAGAGTCTTCGATATTTTACTTAGTGCAATCAGGGGTCAATTCTGATGATAAATATTTTGTTATTTCAACTAATAAAAATGGATCGAATGGATTTAATCCTAATGGAGGTCAGGAAACGGGTAATCTGGTTAATGTTTGGGGTAGTAGCTTGACAGAGGATAATAATCAGGTGTATTTTGTGGAATGGATTCCATCTGCGTTAGAGTGGAATGGAGAAGGAAATGATGCGGAATGGAGTAATTCTACAAACTGGACACCGAATATAGCTCCAGATGAAGATTATACCGTAACTATCCCTTCGGGCAAATCGACTCCAGTTGTTTCTGCAGCTACTACCATCGCTAATCTTACAATGACTGGTGATGCAAAAATTGATTTGCAAGCAGAACTTACCGTTACTGGCGATGTTAAAGTAGAAAAAGCAGTTGATCAATATACTTGGTATCCTACAGGGTTCCCATTTGATGCTAAAGCTTATTATTTGGAATTTGAAGAAGATCCAGCGTTGATGTACGACAATAAAACAACTCCTTATGGCGACTTCTGGGTAAAATCTTATAATGGAAATGATGATAAATACAGCTTTGTAACAGCAGGTTCATTAGAAGAAGGTACAGGTTATATAATTCAGTATCCATCATTCTTCAACGAAAAAACAATATCTTATATTTCTTCTTCTACAGATAATAAGAGATTAGCAGCAGGAACTGTAACTGCAACAGATGCTTATGCTTTAGTTGCAAATCCAACTATGGCTACTTTAACTGTAACTCAAGGTGAAGGCGATGTGTATTATTACAAGTATAATAGTGAGAGAAATGCTTTCCTTAAAGAAGAGGTTGGTGAAGAAATGACTTTTGCACCTTTCGAAGCTTTCATAGTTGTGAAGAACGTAAGCGGAGAATTGAGATCTATTATTGGTGGTGATGAAGATTTAACATCTATCAATGTGCTTGAAGGACGTGGCGATATTAAAGAAGTACGTTACTACAATCTTCAAGGTATAGAGGTAAGCAGTCCGTCTAAGGGTGGTGTGTATATCGAAAAAACAATATATACATCAGGAGATTCAGCAACAAGAAAGATAAGTAAATAAATAGAATAAAAAGCAACAGATATGAAAAAGAAAATATATATAGTGTTATTGAGCGCATTATTTGTTTGTCCTACGTTTGCACAGGGCTTCGAAAGCTTGATAGATAAAAATAGTAAGTCGTGGACAAGGAGTGAGAACTTGACAGACGCAAGAGCTGGTAAAGTTCAGGCGCCTGATATTGAAAGTATGCGTACCGACCCAACCCCTGTTGGCGACACGGCTTGGGCTTTAATCTTAGGCTTGGGCTTGGCTTACGGTGCTTATGCATTGAATAGACAAACAAAGAAACAGCACTAAGTTAATAAGTGTTGAAATTATAGAGAATAGCGTGGCGAATGTCACGCTATTTTTTTGTGGTGTTTTCCCAAAGAGGTGCTTCGCACAAGT
This region includes:
- a CDS encoding hypothetical protein (product_source=Hypo-rule applied; cleavage_site_network=SignalP-noTM; smart=SM00458; superfamily=50370; transmembrane_helix_parts=Inside_1_6,TMhelix_7_24,Outside_25_991); this translates as MKKQSNLFIGLLMAFMLCASASFNRAEAQATSALYSTSVVSTEAAPDWYFICNSSTGEILVLNEDATSYSSQSVPLAANSNSQFWRFEETATEGEYTLYNKGDENYSATVTFGGASDVWTMTIEGENLVLGSGAATLGGEATTLYFTKAPVGGGNEWVQLRSYRGNATTILFDSSGTISWDSLDDVSNANQNFRFVYDDADACYNLTVKTQQGKYVYATNAHGNGNMKFSDIETPVKFVVHPLNNRKGYVHLTVKGVEKSRIDYNSAGDIRAGLYSNFPEAFGARPNDGFRFTMINYGTGVMTATSESVDFGTLIQGASVSSTVFVATVGTQSIAIDDSELSNFSVTTSTAWNEFEGGWITITYNATTSGDFTETLTIRRGEDEIIIAISASCEAFSINTSTDSEEYWYYIYFKRGADERSAPYLVDNGAGKSVETYYYRNMYEGLWKFVEVEDGKYNIVSKLGNYLTINGTIANTPYVTTETKTSTYSIEYHSGDYFQIYNHENGKYLNKTKFNEEVTWWNKDDGGNPLKFIPVEDVPAFTPRFSKGGKNYWYYIQYKNSGNAANGLVVEDQGVDARLKVANKGGEDAKNQLFKFEQTNNGAVTITSKATGGKIYNSSNQLSVKESESSIFYLVQSGVNSDDKYFVISTNKNGSNGFNPNGGQETGNLVNVWGSSLTEDNNQVYFVEWIPSALEWNGEGNDAEWSNSTNWTPNIAPDEDYTVTIPSGKSTPVVSAATTIANLTMTGDAKIDLQAELTVTGDVKVEKAVDQYTWYPTGFPFDAKAYYLEFEEDPALMYDNKTTPYGDFWVKSYNGNDDKYSFVTAGSLEEGTGYIIQYPSFFNEKTISYISSSTDNKRLAAGTVTATDAYALVANPTMATLTVTQGEGDVYYYKYNSERNAFLKEEVGEEMTFAPFEAFIVVKNVSGELRSIIGGDEDLTSINVLEGRGDIKEVRYYNLQGIEVSSPSKGGVYIEKTIYTSGDSATRKISK
- a CDS encoding hypothetical protein (product_source=Hypo-rule applied; cleavage_site_network=SignalP-noTM; transmembrane_helix_parts=Inside_1_4,TMhelix_5_27,Outside_28_65,TMhelix_66_83,Inside_84_91), with amino-acid sequence MKKKIYIVLLSALFVCPTFAQGFESLIDKNSKSWTRSENLTDARAGKVQAPDIESMRTDPTPVGDTAWALILGLGLAYGAYALNRQTKKQH